From the genome of Candidatus Methylomirabilota bacterium, one region includes:
- a CDS encoding glycosyltransferase family 4 protein, with product MTKKTLLVVAPSLPDFDRHAGSRRLYSWLRILAAEYNVSFYTLQRRIDKDSRRYADALRELGVEIHAAQHTTTLAQLAGRIDHGVLFEFFHTAERLLPYLRLLRPDLPMVVSCADVHHVRESRAVAYADHPIMARARAWRTRRREVGVYGRADLVLALTEDDRRALQQAVPGAVTAVLPCTYPVARDVPGFVQRSPRSVLFVGGFRHSPNVDAMLFFCRQILPLVRRSLPDVTVTIVGDAPPKEVIALSSAQVRVTGWVPRVEPYLASHCLSIAPLRFGAGLKGKIVEAMGAGLPVVTTSVGAEGMELVHGGTALIADSAETFADSIVRLCTDQDLHARLSRSSLEHARARWDPSVVTARLLEIMARAPTLRRKSLGAMDGLLVRGRMRYEFSGIPTRVERLSSLLRWYCARLRTISSAPDWVRRSHARPEAGQPLFAYGRVRALEDEGASER from the coding sequence TACGCTTCAGCGCCGCATCGACAAAGATTCGAGGCGCTACGCTGATGCCTTGCGCGAGCTAGGAGTCGAGATTCACGCGGCACAACATACTACGACCCTAGCGCAATTGGCCGGACGAATCGATCACGGTGTGCTCTTCGAGTTCTTTCACACGGCCGAACGTCTCCTTCCGTATCTGCGGCTCCTCCGTCCGGATCTACCGATGGTCGTATCTTGCGCGGATGTCCACCATGTTCGAGAATCTCGCGCCGTCGCCTATGCCGATCACCCGATCATGGCACGGGCGAGGGCCTGGCGAACGCGGAGGCGAGAGGTCGGCGTGTACGGGCGCGCTGACTTGGTGCTGGCTCTGACGGAGGACGATCGGCGTGCGCTCCAGCAAGCCGTGCCGGGGGCAGTGACCGCCGTGCTACCGTGCACGTACCCCGTTGCGCGTGACGTGCCTGGCTTCGTGCAGCGGAGTCCCCGTTCCGTTCTCTTCGTCGGAGGTTTTCGGCACTCGCCCAACGTCGACGCGATGCTTTTCTTTTGCCGACAGATACTGCCACTGGTGCGGCGATCGCTTCCGGACGTCACCGTGACGATAGTCGGCGATGCGCCGCCCAAGGAAGTCATTGCACTTTCGTCAGCACAGGTGAGGGTAACCGGATGGGTCCCGCGTGTCGAGCCGTACCTGGCCTCGCACTGCCTCTCGATCGCCCCTCTGCGCTTCGGTGCAGGACTGAAGGGTAAGATCGTGGAGGCGATGGGGGCTGGTTTGCCAGTAGTGACCACCTCCGTGGGTGCGGAGGGGATGGAGCTTGTTCATGGCGGTACCGCACTCATCGCCGATTCCGCCGAGACGTTCGCGGATTCCATCGTGCGGCTCTGCACCGATCAGGACCTACATGCCCGACTGAGTCGAAGTAGCCTCGAGCACGCCCGGGCGCGATGGGACCCGAGCGTAGTTACCGCGAGGCTCCTCGAGATCATGGCACGCGCGCCGACGCTCAGGCGCAAGAGTCTAGGGGCGATGGACGGGCTTCTCGTCAGGGGTCGGATGAGATATGAGTTTAGTGGAATACCCACCAGGGTCGAGCGCTTGTCATCTCTCCTTCGCTGGTACTGCGCTCGTCTGCGGACGATAAGCTCGGCGCCGGACTGGGTAAGGCGCTCACATGCTCGACCCGAGGCGGGACAGCCCCTCTTTGCCTACGGCCGTGTCCGCGCGCTCGAGGATGAAGGCGCCAGCGAGCGCTGA